The Microcella flavibacter DNA segment GGCGTCGGCGTCGTCCGCGGCCCGACCGGTGCGCGCCGAGCCGCCGAGCACCCGGCGTCCCGAGCGGCGCGGCGGCAGTCCGCTCGGCGGCGCGGTCGCGGCGCCCTCGTCCATGAGGTGGATGATCCAGTTCTCGCCCGTGCGGATGAGCGCGTAGCGCCGCACGCCCCGGCCGCCGTGCAGCACGACGATGACCTCCTCGCCGTCGCGCCATTTCTCGAGCTCGTACGTGCCGGCGTCCCAGATCGTCACCTCGCCGGCGCCGTACTCGCCCTTCGGGATCGTGCCGGCGAAGCTCGCGTACTCGAGCGGGTGGTCCTCGGTGGGCACGGCCAGGCGGTTCGCCGCGGGGTCGGTCGGCACGCCGCGCGGCAGGGCCCAACTCACGAGCACGCCCTCGTGCTCGAGGCGGAAGTCGAGGTGCCACGACCGCGCGTGGTGCTCCTGGATCACGAACCGCCGGCCGTCCGTGCGCGGGGGCGGGATGCTCGGCACGGGCTCGGGCGTGCGCCGGGCATCCCGCATCGAGCGGTACGTCGCCAGCCGATCGCCCGTACCGGCGTCGCCCGACCCCGCGCCCCCGGGCCGGAGCCCCGCGAGCAGATCCCCGTCCCGCGCGACCCGCTCGAGCACCTCGGTGAACGTCAGCTGCGCGAGCCCCGGCTCGTCGAGCTCGGCCCAGCTTCGGGGCGCCGCGACGAAGGGCCGCAGCGTGCCGCGCAACGAGTACGGCGCGATCGTGGTCTTCGCCGCGCTGTTCTGGCTCCAGTCGACGAGCACGCGCCCCTCGCGCAGCGTCTTCGCCATGCGGCTGACGACGAGCTCGGGCAGGTCGGCCTCGAGCGCGCGGGCGAGCTCGTGCGCGACGGCCGAGACCTCCTCCGAGGTGCGCTCGCCGTCGAGCGCGCTGTACAGGTGGATGCCCTTGCTGCCGCTCGTCACGGGCACCGGGTCGAGACCCGCCCCTCGCAGGTACTCGCGGGCGCGGCGGGCGATCTCGGCGCACTCGGCGAGCCCCGTGCCGGGCCCGGGGTCGAGGTCGAGCACGAGCCGGTCGGGGTTTCCCGGCCGGCCGTCCGCGTCGAGGCGCCACTGCGGCACGTGCAGCTCGAGCGCCGCGGTCTGCGCGGCCCAGGCGAGCGCCGCGGGCTCCTGCAGCAGCGCGTACACCGCATCGCCCGTCCGCTGCGGCAGCACGGCCCGCTCGATCCACTCGGGCGTCGAGGCGTCGAGCTTCTTCTGGAAGAAGACCGCACCCGGATGCTCGGCCGTGCCGACGCCGTCGACCCAGCGCTTGCGCGTCACGGGCCGGCCGCGCAGGTGCGGCAGCATGACGGGCGCGATCGTGGCGATGTACTCGAGCACCTCCGCCTTCGTCGTGCCGGTCTCGGGGTACAGCACCTTGTCGAGGTTCGTGAGCGCGAGACGGCGGCCGTCGATCGTGACGGGGCGAGCGCGCGAGCCGGGCATCCCCCCATCGTGGTCGGGAACCGTTCGGACGACCACCCGCTTGCGCAAGGGGGTACCGGTGTGCCCGCCGCGGCGGGACGATGAGGCATGCGATCCATCTGGAAA contains these protein-coding regions:
- a CDS encoding ATP-dependent DNA ligase, whose amino-acid sequence is MPGSRARPVTIDGRRLALTNLDKVLYPETGTTKAEVLEYIATIAPVMLPHLRGRPVTRKRWVDGVGTAEHPGAVFFQKKLDASTPEWIERAVLPQRTGDAVYALLQEPAALAWAAQTAALELHVPQWRLDADGRPGNPDRLVLDLDPGPGTGLAECAEIARRAREYLRGAGLDPVPVTSGSKGIHLYSALDGERTSEEVSAVAHELARALEADLPELVVSRMAKTLREGRVLVDWSQNSAAKTTIAPYSLRGTLRPFVAAPRSWAELDEPGLAQLTFTEVLERVARDGDLLAGLRPGGAGSGDAGTGDRLATYRSMRDARRTPEPVPSIPPPRTDGRRFVIQEHHARSWHLDFRLEHEGVLVSWALPRGVPTDPAANRLAVPTEDHPLEYASFAGTIPKGEYGAGEVTIWDAGTYELEKWRDGEEVIVVLHGGRGVRRYALIRTGENWIIHLMDEGAATAPPSGLPPRRSGRRVLGGSARTGRAADDADAPMLATRHDPAAGDEDGPAGEGGGWAMEMKWDGIRAIATVAGGALELRSRNGIDLTASYPELAVLVDRVEGSVRDGGPVVLDGEIVALDAEGRPDFSLLQRRMGATKPKDVALARRAVPVQLLLFDVLTAGGERVVALPYDDRRALLEQLVASGGAVSVPPSVGTSLDEAMATSLELGLEGVVAKWRASPYRPGRRSPDWVKLRHERAQEVVVGGWRAGEGERRDDLGALLLGVPGPEGLRYVGRVGTGFSAAERRRILAALEPLAASPSPFLDVPAEDAAGAHWVRPERVAEVSLTGWTGGDRLRHAVWRGWRPDKRPGDVVRE